Genomic window (Deinococcus malanensis):
GCTCAGCCTGCCCGTGCCGCCTCTCGCGGCCCTGATGACGGCTGACATGCTGGTGTTGACCGACACCACTGATGATCCGCGCTTCGAGCCGCTCGCCGATGCGATGGGCGACTTCCGGACAGGCTTTTACGCCGCCGCGGTGCTGCGCCGCCGCGACGGCGAACCGCTGGGCTTCCTGTACCTGCTGCGGCAGGATCCCCGTACCTTCGAACGCC
Coding sequences:
- a CDS encoding GAF domain-containing protein — protein: MPDTEVITPLPHPVLTSLCRLIGDRLGADLVIVTDVQHTILASHSWPLSLPVPPLAALMTADMLVLTDTTDDPRFEPLADAMGDFRTGFYAAAVLRRRDGEPLGFLYLLRQDPRTFER